Proteins from one Rhinopithecus roxellana isolate Shanxi Qingling chromosome 18, ASM756505v1, whole genome shotgun sequence genomic window:
- the GPR12 gene encoding G-protein coupled receptor 12, producing MNEDLKVNLSGLPRDYLDAAAAENISAAVSSRVPAVKPEPELVVNPWDIVLCTSGTLISCENAIVVLIIFHNPSLRAPMFLLIGSLALADLLAGIGLIINFVFAYLLQSEATKLVTIGLIVASFSASVCSLLAITVDRYLSLYYALTYHSERTVTFTYVMLVMLWGTSICLGLLPVLGWNCLRDESTCSVVRPLTKNNAAILSVSFLFMFALMLQLYIQICKIVMRHAHQIALQHHFLATSHYVTTRKGVSTLAIILGTFAACWMPFTLYSLIADYTYPSIYTYATLLPATYNSIINPVIYAFRNQEIQKALCLICCGCIPSSLAQRARSPSDV from the coding sequence ATGAATGAAGACCTGAAGGTCAATTTAAGCGGGCTGCCTCGGGATTATTTAGATGCCGCTGCTGCGGAGAACATCTCGGCTGCTgtctcctcccgggttcctgccgtAAAGCCAGAGCCTGAGCTCGTAGTCAACCCCTGGGACATTGTCTTGTGTACCTCGGGAACCCTCATCTCCTGTGAAAATGCCATTGTGGTCCTTATCATCTTCCACAACCCCAGCCTGCGAGCGCCCATGTTCCTGCTAATAGGCAGCCTGGCTCTTGCAGACCTGCTGGCCGGCATTGGACTCATCATCAATTTTGTTTTTGCCTACCTGCTTCAGTCAGAAGCCACCAAGCTGGTCACCATCGGCCTCATTGTcgcctctttctctgcctctgtctgcAGCTTGCTGGCTATCACTGTTGACCGCTACCTCTCACTGTACTACGCTCTGACGTACCATTCGGAGAGGACGGTCACGTTTACCTATGTCATGCTCGTCATGCTCTGGGGGACCTCCATCTGCCTGGGGCTGCTGCCCGTCCTGGGCTGGAACTGCCTCCGAGACGAGTCCACCTGCAGCGTGGTCAGACCGCTCACCAAGAACAACGCGGCCATCCTCTCGGTGTCCTTCCTCTTCATGTTTGCGCTCATGCTTCAGCTCTACATCCAGATCTGTAAGATTGTGATGAGGCACGCCCATCAGATAGCCCTGCAGCACCACTTCCTGGCCACGTCGCACTATGTGACCACCCGGAAAGGGGTCTCCACCCTGGCTATCATCCTGGGGACCTTTGCTGCTTGCTGGATGCCTTTCACCCTCTATTCCTTGATAGCAGATTACACCTACCCCTCCATCTATACCTACGCCACCCTCCTGCCCGCCACCTACAATTCCATCATCAACCCTGTCATATATGCTTTCAGAAACCAAGAGATCCAGAAAGCGCTCTGTCTCATTTGCTGCGGCTGCATCCCGTCCAGTCTCGCCCAGAGAGCGCGCTCGCCCAGTGATGTGTAG